The window CTGCAAATATACGGATAAGACCGCCGCCGACAAAGGGTGGTTCGCGTTGCCGGAATGATTCACGCCGGCAAAGCCCGATCACGTGAAAACCCCAAAGACTGCGAAGGAAGAAACGAAACTAGCCCGAAGCGTTAGCGACGGAGGCTGCTGACAGGCATCGTTTTTCTCTTTGCCGCCGCTTTGGCGGACACACGGAGTGGGGCTTGCGCAGGATGGAATGGGTCCCGGCGGTTCGTCCCTCGCTGACGCTTCGGGCTAGTGTGAACGCTGGCGACGCCCTGCCTTGTCGGGCTTCGGATGCATGGGTATCTTCGAGTCCATGAACATCCTTGCCCAATTGCAGCGGTATTTTCGCGAGGCGCTCGCCGATTTAGCAGGCGCGCAACTCGATGCGGCGCGTCTCGACGAATTTGCGGATATGGTTCGGCCGAGCCAGGATCGGAAGTTCGGCGATTATCAGGCCAATTTTGCGATGCCGCTCGGCAAGCTGCTCGGCCGGCCGGCTCGCGAGGTGGCCACGCAGATCGTCGAGCGGCTGAATGCGGGCATTAACCCCTCATCCCTGGACCCTCTCCCGCAGGGGGCGCGGGGGGCGGAAATCGGCGATATGTGCTTGCCGCCGGAAATCGCCGGGCCGGGCTTCATCAATCTTCGCCTGCGCGACGACTGGATCGTGCGGCAGGTGATGGACGCCGCCGCCGATCCGCGGCTGGGCATCGCACCGGTTGCCAGCCCGCGGACCTATATCATCGACTATTCGGCCCCAAACGTCGCCAAGCCGATGCACGTCGGCCACATCCGCTCCACGGTGATCGGCGCCGCGCTGTACAACACGCTGAAATACTTGGGCCACACCGTCATCAGCGACAATCACATCGGCGACTGGGGCACGCAATTCGGGATGATCCTCTTCGGCTACAAGCATTTTCTGAATCGCGAAGCATACGAGCAGAACCGCGTCGCTGAATTGGGTCGCAACTACCGGTTGGTGAATCGGCTGGTTAGCTACTTCGAAGGCAAAGAACGCTTGCCGGTGCTCGGGCTGCGAATTCAACAACAGGAAGCGGCCATCGCCCGAGATGAGCCGGCGGCGTCCGGCGATCAAAAGGCCGAAAAGATGCTCCGCCAAGCCCGCCGCTCGCTGGACGAAACGCGAAACGAACTCAGCGAATTGCAAGCCGCGCTGATGGCATTCGAGAGCGATAAGACACTTTCGGCCGCCGCAGCCGAATATCCGAACATCGGCAGCCGGGTGCTTGAAGAGACTGCCAAACTACATGCTGGCGACATCGAGAACCGGCGGCTGTGGGAGCAATTTCTGCCGGCCTGCCGCCGCGAAATTGAAGATTTGTATCAGCGGCTTGACGTGCGGTTCGACGAAACGCTTGGCGAAAGCCAGTACGAACATCTTCTCGCCGGCGCTGTGCAGCAATTGCTCGAGCGCAAGATTGCCCGCACTTCTGAAGGAGCGGCGGCGGTCTTTTTTGACGATACGCCCGATGCGTCGCCGTTTCTCGTGCAGAAGAAAGATGGCGCGTTTCTCTACGCCACGACCGATCTGGCGACGATCCAATACCGCATGAATCGCTGGCATCCGGATGCGATTCTCTACGTCGTCGATCATCGCCAAAGCTTGCACTTCGAGCAGCTTTTCAAGACGGTGCGAATATGGCTCGGGCTTGAACATGTCGAGTTGATGCACATCAGCTTCGGCACCGTCTTGGGCGACGACGGCAAACCGTTCAAAACGCGCTCGGGCGACACCGTCGGTCTGTCGGGTTTGCTCGATGAAGCGGTGAGCCGGGCATTGGCGATCGTGTCGCAGAACGACGATGCCAAACCCGGCGGACCGGAGCTTCCCGCGATACAACGCCGCGAGGTTGCCGAGGCGGTCGGCATCGGGGCGATTAAATATGCCGATCTGTCGCAGAATCGCACCAGCGATTACGTGTTCAGCTACGACAAGATGCTGGCGATGAACGGCAACACCGCCACCTACATGCAATATGCCTACGCCCGGGTGCGAAGCATTTTTGCCAAGGGGCAAGCCGACCTCGGGTCGATTTCGATTGCCGACACGCCGATCACGATCGATCAGCCGGCCGAACGAGCGTTGGCCTTGGAACTGCTCCGCTTCGGCGAAACGCTCGCAGCCGTGGTGGCCGATTATCGGCCGAACCATCTGACGAACTATCTATTCGCGCTGGCGAATCGCCTTTCGACCTTCTACGAGCGGTGCCACGTGTTGCG of the Pirellulales bacterium genome contains:
- the argS gene encoding arginine--tRNA ligase produces the protein MNILAQLQRYFREALADLAGAQLDAARLDEFADMVRPSQDRKFGDYQANFAMPLGKLLGRPAREVATQIVERLNAGINPSSLDPLPQGARGAEIGDMCLPPEIAGPGFINLRLRDDWIVRQVMDAAADPRLGIAPVASPRTYIIDYSAPNVAKPMHVGHIRSTVIGAALYNTLKYLGHTVISDNHIGDWGTQFGMILFGYKHFLNREAYEQNRVAELGRNYRLVNRLVSYFEGKERLPVLGLRIQQQEAAIARDEPAASGDQKAEKMLRQARRSLDETRNELSELQAALMAFESDKTLSAAAAEYPNIGSRVLEETAKLHAGDIENRRLWEQFLPACRREIEDLYQRLDVRFDETLGESQYEHLLAGAVQQLLERKIARTSEGAAAVFFDDTPDASPFLVQKKDGAFLYATTDLATIQYRMNRWHPDAILYVVDHRQSLHFEQLFKTVRIWLGLEHVELMHISFGTVLGDDGKPFKTRSGDTVGLSGLLDEAVSRALAIVSQNDDAKPGGPELPAIQRREVAEAVGIGAIKYADLSQNRTSDYVFSYDKMLAMNGNTATYMQYAYARVRSIFAKGQADLGSISIADTPITIDQPAERALALELLRFGETLAAVVADYRPNHLTNYLFALANRLSTFYERCHVLRAETPELKRSRLALCHLTAGTLQLGLKLLGIKVVEKM